The sequence below is a genomic window from Nicotiana tomentosiformis chromosome 6, ASM39032v3, whole genome shotgun sequence.
gtcaatgtatatgtataaatgaatacaatgcataatgaagtaagtcagtaagattattcggaatgtcataagatcaatatgccttcggataaattttagcaacttacgtatttttctgatatccgtgaacaaaagatataataataggacacatgggaaatcaagaacataggcacccctagtacttctatgaatagagtcatttatgaaagtggcatgcttgctcgtttcgttgtatcatatggatcatgccaaaaggaaagaagggatatacTTAACATACATGTATTatctcttccttattactcacccaagctcaacacaaccttttgcatctacaacaagtgaaatgatattgccgttaacatataatgtcgtaccatCGTATTTGTCTAGTCGTATGGATTAAGGAAAATAGGGCAGAAAATCccttatttttaatacatcccaaagaTCACTAAGGGTCATTAATAGCCCAACAATaactataaccaacaatagcaacaacaacaatataatccaatatgagtttctccAATTATCTTAAAAATCATATTGAGCGACAAGATCATTTTTACTCATAccaagatataaattgaatccaactcttattccataaattaatttagaaccttcagaacatcatacttatatgtactatattatttctagttcaaaacatcACAAAATACCTTCCAAAATAGCCCCATACGTCTAGCACCTTaatttttatcgtcaatcacttgtttttTATCTCTacttcttcaatcaacttaattaacacctagaatAGATTAACAACAGTAGCCACAACATTATCAACTTATTTCTCATAATTTccagccaccacaaaccatatatttagccacaaaaaagtccaaccaaaaagacaaccatatcccatgttctttcaagtgctatcttatgttTTTTCACTCAAccaacacaaccaacacaagattaaccttaggcacaatcaagaagatgttatacataccttggacagaagctacaactcgaaactctatctcaacttagctcacaatagccctcaatcacaccacaatatCATAGAAGCATTCTCCTGTAGTCTTTTacacctttgatgatgatttgagttgattgccCTTGAGTTTGATTCTTGTGATCTTGGGATATGTTAGTGAGGCTTTTGGAGAGCTTTTTGACTAAATTTGGGTGAGAAATGACCCTAAATGAGGCtgaaacatcttttaaaagaCGTAGGGGTCGGTGGCCATCTCAAGTAGGTCCCAACCGAGCTACTTGCGTAGTCTCGcaaaaatacgaatatctctctattacAATattgtatcgacgaacggtttgcagagttagaaactagatacATGGAGATTTAATTCAATATAAATATATCCCTGTAACTCTAAATATATTAGGAGAAAACGGCCTCgcaacctggcctataaacctgccagtttctccgaagtgcggcgatgtgacttggcgaccctactttaaaaatccatatttatCTACCCCGatatcgtatgaataaatggtttagACCATTGAAAACTAGGTTAAAAGGCCTTAATTTTTGTAtgatatatgtcccaaaatgacatcataaaTCTTACGAATTTAACTTCTCAAAACGGCTCGTTACGAGGAAAATCTTAGCtcgatttttccgcaacttaaatccgattttttcaaactttatatttcatatccaaacatcatatatagtcgtatcatgactttaaactcgtttaaatcatgattaataagtctcatattcatcttaacttatttaagacttcgataaacctttcttatccttgtagaaggatttcgtcatttttgagcttacattagataatcctataatgacagtgacatATGAAGTACGGGTGTAACACatgtccccttagaaacatttgtaCCCGAATGATAAAtcttaaaggcttgcgaaaatgggacgtaacatcattaaatcactttatatactttcaaagaggatctcattttcaagcttacatcaattgacttactatgtactttcacgtacaaaacatggggtgtaacatccgCGAGACTGGTGCCGAGGTAAGGGTCAAGGACTCGCGATATGCCGATCCTTCCCGGCATGATAGATATTTCGGGATCGCCTTCGTTCATAGATTCGATGTTTGATGCAGCCTGAACGATGAATGAGCGGTCCCATGAGGAGGCCCATGGAACGGATGATCCCCTCCGAGGCTTATTTGACGGTATAGACTCATCCACTATGGTGGATTTTACCGGGTTGTGTGACTTAGAGGTACCGAATAAAAGTCCATCTTCGGAGGCCGGCGGGTCAAGCTCGATCCCGAAATTAACCAACTGGTTCCCCGCTCTAAGCATGGATCCTGGTCGGAAGCGGACTGTCATTATCACcattccggaggatgcccggatCTTTTCCGCCCCCATAGGGATATCCAGTTATCTCCGATGTCTGGTGACTCAAGAAGACTAGGCCAAAATGAATGAGGTAGATGCGCcatgcctgttcaacgaagcacaacatgcGCTAAACCGGGTAACTCTTGATAATTCGTGATGATTTTAATACCTCTTATGATATTTGAACTAAttttttgataattctaatatctTTTCTCGTATTTGCAGGCCTTGGTGCTCCACCACGAGACCTTCCTCCGGTACCGGGATGAGCTGAGCCAACTCGAGACCGAAGTCAAAGAGCTTGCTGAGAAAAGAGGCATGTATAAACTTCTTAACGAGCAACGTGAGGGTGAAATCAagagcctccgagctgagttggatGCGGCTCAAAAAGAACACGCCGACCTGTTGGAATaggtaaaaatctttgaagttagtgatgatgagaTAGACACGGTGTCTAATGGTCAGAACCCACAGGTCCAGCTGAAGATTAATCGGGTCGACTAGCTTCGGACTGAGATGGACGAAGTCAAAGCCATGGCCTAAGAGTGGAAATTCAAGATGGACTGATTGGATTCATAAAATGAGACTGCCCGAGAGCAGCTGGCCTCGATGGAGGCTCAACTTCGATCGGCGAAGGAGAAGGTTGAGATACAGTCCCGATAAATCAAAAATCTCCAGTCTCAACTAGGCTCGACAATTTCCACCCGGGATACCCTTGTCAAGGAGCTCGAAGCAGCCAAGTCAGAGGCGGAGATGACTAAAGCCGACGTTGAAGAGATGGTGGCCTAGTACCAAGCCGACGCTGATGCACCTCAGGAACACCTAAAGGCTATAGTCAAATATGTGAAGTGGCAGTCCCAGAGGGAGGCTCTTGAGAAGGTTCATGCCTGGGGGTTCGATTTATCGGCCGAGCTTGAAAATGTTAAGAGGCTCAAGGCCGAGGCCAAGAAACTGGAGTACCCCGAGGATGAGGAAGATTCTGAGGTTTCAGAcggatccgaggacggggaagaTTCCGATGACCCTGGTGATATGGCGGGATCCGGTGAGGATCAGGCTTCTTAGGTGCCTTGTAATTTTTGCTTTTGTACTTTTGCATTATGTTGAggtcgtttggcctttgtaaaaaaaaaaaaaaatatatatatatatatatatatataaggccttTTCCTTGCGGAAAATTTCAAGCTtgtttctttttgcttttttctttatgattgcaaagatttTGGATACCTTAAcacgtaataattaggtcttATTCGGAGGTTGGAACAATGTTCATTTTCGATATTATTTTTCTTAAGACTCGTGGGGGCTTGGTATAACCGGAAGCTTTTCCCGAAATGTTAACTTAGaagtttttataattttgtcgagggtagccttcgaaccggtttagaaattttgaaggccttatattTTGGTTACGgatctcggacgtctccgagccgttctAGGACGGTCGTAACCTTTTAAGTTCGGGTGTTACCCAATGTTGAACAATAGAGATGGCTATAACCTTTGAAGTTCGGGtactgcctaataggttttgtgcccccAGGCTTCGTAGCCCGAGCTGTCCGGGCTTGCCCATAACAATAGTCCCCGAGCAGGGGTGATCTCTTGAATTCAGACAAAGGTGTTCCTTGGTCCCGATGTCCTTAAGGTACAAAATACAGTAGATTTTTAAGAGGCAAAGtatgtatctgcaaggtagaaattttcttttattttcgcGCAACATACAAGACTGCAAATGTGTACAAGTTTCATCCGGGCTTAAGTGgcctatgtgggcacggttcatttgaccgtttggcccttataaCAAATCCTATCCACCAAGCCTATACTCGTTTGAGCACAAAGTTTCCCTCCTTACTAAAATCATTACCCGATgatgatggcccccagtattccaAACCGATTTTAAAGAGGGCTCTAATACTGTTGATGTGAACTTTGACGTCattcttcaattctaagttagcacgatccattgtTGCTTCGGTTAAAACCTTaatggaaaacccatttgggacaaaactggttcaaggaaaaaagagtgcaacgcatgctttctgGCCTAATAGTCACATCATTCCTTGGTTGTTACCTGCAAGCGTGTAGTATCGTTTTAAGTAaattatgttccagttgttctgTAGCCGTTCACCGTTCATTGtttcgagtttgtacgatcctttgccggtgatctcgataattcgatacgggccttcccaattcggtccaaccttcccttcgttcgggttccgggtaCTCAGTGTCAcccttcttaacaccaagtccctgacactgaagtgtcgaaggttggttcttcaattgtaatacctttcgatccgttgcttttgggcggccattcggacgaggTCGGCCTCGCACCTTTTGTCTAACAATTTCAAGTTCGTACTCACGACCTCGTTGTTTGACTCTTCGATCGCATATCGGACCCGGAGACTCAATTCTCTTACTTCGACCGGTATAAGAGCTTCGGCACCGCAGACCAACGAGAATGGAGTGGCCCTGGTATAggattttgaggtcgtacgatatgcccataggacttcgggcaagatttccttccattttcctttggcatcggtcaacctctttttgaggttctggagtatagttttgttcaTAGACTCTGCTTGCCCGTTTCCAccagggtgatagggtgttgataggatccctTTGATATGGTGGTCCTAAAAACACTTTCTCACTTTgatgccgatgaactgcttcccattgtctTACACTATCTTGGCCGGCATTCtgaatcgacatattatgtgatcccatatgaaatcaataacctacttctccctaactttctcaaatgcctgggcttccacccacttagaaaaataatcagtcataaataagataaattgagccttaccgggtgcccaagGCAAGGGACCAATGATGTCCATCccacatttcatgaatggccagggcGACAAGACCAAATGTAACGGCTCcccgggctggtggatcatcaGAGCATGCCTCTGACACTCGTCACATTTTAATatgaactcctttgcatcttttctATATtgatccagtagtagccgactCTAATTATCTTCCGAACCAACGACTCGACCCCCGAATAGTTCCCGCAGGTGCCCTAGTGGaattccctcaaaacatattcggtgtATCCCGACCCCAAACATATGGCAAGTGGGCCATCTAATGCTCTTCTGAATATGGTACCATCTTCGGACAAGCTGAACCAGGCCGCTTTTGTACGcaaagctctcgattctttaggatccgagggaatTTTTCCGGTCTTCAGGTCAtctatgtacttgtttctccaaacccaggttaagcttgtcgagtttatctcggcgtggccttcctCCACTATCGATTTCATTAGTTGTATGACCGTTCCCGAGTTGAATTCATCGTTATCAACtcacgatcccaagttagcaagagcatcggcctcgctgttttgatcccgaggtacatattgtaaagtccattccctgAATCGATGTAGCTTTACTTGTAGCTTATCCAAGTATCTTCTCATTCGTTCCTCTTTGACTTCAAACGTTCCATTGACTTGATTGACCACGAGGAgagaatcacacttagcttcgaccacctcggcTCCCTGGCTTTTAGCcagttcaagacctgcaatcatggcctcatattcggcctcgttgttagtcaattttaccgttctaatagattgtctaactacattacccgtcggtggtttcaacacgatgccaagtccAGACCCCTTTGTGTTCGAGGcatcgtccgtaaagagggtccaaattccAGAATAAGTCCCCGAGTTCACTAGCAACTCCTTTTCGACCTCAGGAACTAGAGCCGACGTGAAGTCGGCCAtaaagtccgctaaaatttgtgatttgatggtggttcggggtcgatattcgatgtCGTACCCGCTGATATCCACGGCCCATTTGGTCAATCGTCCTGAGAGTTAGGgcttatgcatt
It includes:
- the LOC138894574 gene encoding uncharacterized protein, translated to MADFTSALVPEVEKELLVNSGTYSGIWTLFTDDASNTKGSGLGIVLKPPTGNVVRQSIRTVKLTNNEAEYEAMIAGLELAKSQGAEVVEAKCDSLLVVNQVNGTFEVKEERMRRYLDKLQVKLHRFREWTLQYVPRDQNSEADALANLGS